The Methylomarinum vadi genome has a window encoding:
- a CDS encoding DUF2513 domain-containing protein, translating into MKIDQEYLKLMLNTFIDSPHSFIWVSDLVDRGIEMDDKFLFHIQILEDQGFVEPLDKKSDLGYEILLGGQYRWNSRPLRLTASGHEFAEAVNKSEIWEIMKEEFKDSSLSTLKSAAATLLKAFAKKQIDKYLQF; encoded by the coding sequence ATGAAAATAGATCAAGAATATTTAAAACTAATGCTAAACACATTTATTGACTCGCCTCATTCGTTTATCTGGGTCTCGGATCTCGTGGATAGAGGGATTGAGATGGACGACAAGTTTCTTTTCCATATCCAAATTTTGGAGGACCAAGGATTCGTTGAGCCCTTGGACAAAAAAAGCGACTTGGGTTACGAAATTTTGCTGGGTGGTCAATATAGGTGGAATAGCCGGCCATTAAGGCTGACCGCTTCGGGGCATGAGTTTGCAGAAGCCGTCAATAAATCGGAAATTTGGGAAATAATGAAAGAAGAGTTCAAGGATTCATCATTATCCACGCTGAAATCTGCGGCAGCCACTCTGCTCAAGGCCTTTGCTAAAAAGCAAATCGACAAATACCTTCAGTTCTAA
- a CDS encoding MerR family transcriptional regulator: MSDPQPQYLIGTVSKRSGVKPDLIRAWERRYKAIEPSRSDGKQRLYSDDDIVKLKLLHLATQHGHSIGQIAGLSIEQLRHLITPDISDTNATPIHKDQRHLCEDYLRKCLAAIDSFDSRSLEKQFENALLELGTLVFIEALLTPLLQQIGEHWQMGKLRPAQEHMASAIIRSMAYILRSNEPRDADAPQLVLATPIGNQHELGALLASIVAEFKGWQVTYLGPDLPAEEVAVAVKYQNAQAVALSISFDSDSLNTSRELRKLKKLIPERTAFIIGGRLAYKYQALAAELNAHVVKDGIEQFKNLLDELKLSS, translated from the coding sequence ATGTCCGACCCTCAGCCGCAATATTTAATTGGTACCGTTTCCAAACGTTCCGGCGTCAAACCCGACTTGATCAGGGCTTGGGAACGCCGCTACAAAGCGATCGAACCTAGCCGAAGCGACGGCAAGCAACGACTTTATTCGGACGACGATATCGTCAAACTCAAACTGCTGCACCTTGCTACCCAGCATGGCCACAGCATCGGTCAAATAGCCGGCTTGTCGATCGAACAATTACGGCATTTAATAACGCCCGACATTAGCGACACTAACGCCACCCCGATACACAAAGACCAGCGGCATTTATGCGAAGACTATTTACGGAAATGCTTGGCGGCTATCGACAGTTTCGATTCGCGCAGCTTGGAAAAGCAGTTTGAAAACGCCTTGCTGGAACTGGGAACACTGGTCTTCATCGAAGCGCTGTTGACGCCGTTGCTACAGCAAATCGGAGAGCACTGGCAAATGGGCAAGCTGCGGCCGGCGCAGGAACACATGGCTTCCGCGATCATTCGCTCGATGGCTTACATTCTGCGCAGTAACGAGCCGCGCGATGCCGATGCGCCGCAACTGGTGCTGGCCACGCCGATCGGCAATCAACACGAACTGGGCGCCTTGTTGGCCTCCATTGTCGCGGAATTCAAAGGCTGGCAAGTGACCTATCTGGGGCCGGATTTGCCGGCCGAAGAAGTCGCGGTTGCGGTGAAATATCAAAATGCTCAAGCCGTCGCGTTAAGCATCAGCTTCGATAGCGACAGTCTGAATACCAGCCGCGAACTACGAAAGTTGAAAAAACTGATCCCGGAACGGACCGCCTTCATCATTGGCGGTCGCTTGGCCTATAAATATCAGGCTCTGGCCGCCGAATTGAATGCCCATGTGGTCAAGGATGGAATCGAGCAATTCAAAAATCTGTTGGATGAGCTGAAATTATCCAGTTAG
- a CDS encoding SulP family inorganic anion transporter, translating into MIQKHLEYYLANLKHDVPAGLVVFLVALPLCLGIALASGAPLFAGLIAGLVGGIVVSWASGSQLSVSGPAAGLTVIVFNAIDQLGSYKAFLVSVVLAGVIQLALGFLRAGIIGAFFPSAVIKGMLVAIGLILIIKQLPHAVGYHKGFEGDESYMNETAASSFQELLDSIGSISYGSTIITAGSLLILLLWESPLLKRMPLAKLIPGPLVVVGWGVLHNAIAMKWFPAMVVNDGDLVQLPVTDSMAEFFSLFTLPDFSYLSNPYIYSTAITLAVIASLETLLSLEAVDKLDPLKRTAPTNRELKAQGFGNMLSGLIGGLPITAVIVRSSANINAGGHTRVSSFVHGIFLLLSILFLTQFMNLIPLACLAAILLQTGYKLAKPQQFAALYRQGWNQFLPFLTTVLFILITDLLQGIVIGICIGLYFVIVSNYRESIVLHYEEGHYTLILNKDVSFLNKALLRRLLNEIEENSTVVVDTSKAKFIDFDIREALQNFLKTAPDDNIEVVVHGPLAAQLA; encoded by the coding sequence ATGATCCAAAAACATCTTGAGTATTATTTAGCGAATCTGAAACACGATGTTCCCGCCGGCTTGGTGGTTTTCCTGGTGGCCTTACCTTTGTGTCTGGGTATCGCGCTCGCTTCCGGCGCACCGTTATTCGCGGGTTTGATCGCCGGCTTGGTGGGCGGTATCGTCGTGTCCTGGGCCAGCGGTTCCCAACTCAGCGTTTCCGGCCCGGCGGCCGGCTTGACGGTGATCGTTTTCAACGCCATCGACCAATTGGGCAGCTATAAGGCCTTTTTGGTCAGTGTCGTCTTGGCCGGCGTCATCCAGTTGGCGCTCGGTTTTTTGCGCGCCGGCATCATCGGTGCCTTTTTTCCATCCGCCGTGATTAAAGGCATGCTGGTAGCGATCGGTTTGATCCTGATTATCAAGCAATTGCCCCATGCCGTGGGGTACCACAAGGGCTTCGAGGGCGACGAAAGCTACATGAACGAAACCGCCGCCAGCAGTTTCCAGGAATTATTGGATTCAATAGGCTCCATCTCGTACGGCAGCACCATTATCACAGCGGGTTCCCTGCTGATTTTGCTGCTCTGGGAGTCGCCGCTGTTAAAACGCATGCCCCTGGCCAAATTGATTCCGGGGCCGTTAGTGGTGGTCGGCTGGGGCGTTTTGCATAATGCGATAGCCATGAAGTGGTTTCCCGCCATGGTGGTGAACGACGGCGATCTGGTCCAATTGCCGGTCACGGACAGCATGGCGGAATTCTTTAGCCTGTTTACCTTGCCCGACTTCAGCTACTTGAGCAACCCTTACATCTATAGCACCGCCATTACCCTGGCCGTGATCGCCAGCCTGGAAACCCTGCTCAGCCTTGAAGCGGTCGACAAACTGGACCCATTGAAACGGACCGCTCCCACCAACCGGGAGTTGAAGGCCCAGGGATTCGGCAATATGCTCAGCGGGCTGATCGGCGGTTTGCCGATCACCGCCGTCATCGTGCGTAGCTCGGCCAATATCAACGCCGGGGGCCATACCCGCGTCTCTAGTTTTGTTCACGGTATTTTCTTGTTGTTGAGTATTTTGTTCCTGACTCAATTCATGAACCTGATTCCGTTGGCGTGTCTGGCGGCGATTTTATTGCAAACCGGCTACAAGCTGGCCAAACCGCAACAATTTGCGGCGTTGTACCGGCAAGGCTGGAACCAGTTCCTGCCGTTCCTGACCACCGTGTTGTTCATCCTGATCACCGACTTACTGCAAGGCATCGTCATCGGCATATGCATCGGACTTTATTTCGTCATTGTTTCCAATTACCGCGAGTCGATCGTGTTGCATTACGAGGAAGGTCATTACACTCTGATCCTCAACAAGGACGTTTCTTTTTTAAACAAGGCCTTACTACGCCGCTTGCTCAACGAAATAGAGGAAAACAGTACCGTGGTGGTCGATACCTCGAAAGCCAAATTCATCGATTTCGATATCAGGGAGGCGTTGCAAAACTTTTTGAAAACGGCGCCGGACGACAACATCGAGGTCGTGGTTCATGGGCCATTGGCGGCACAACTGGCGTAA
- a CDS encoding DUF6989 domain-containing protein produces MTFDSRFKFILGTMVFALAADLVAWKLRAGWPAAALITAVINLVLLFYVIRQKDTLLAKLLFFGVLVGFGELPTDHLAVAIQKTLVYPSDEPFIWSSPAYMPFSWTIVMTQFGYLAWWMTQRWGLAVATVLTGILGAVNLPAYEFLAKGAGFWYYRNATMVFFDSTPVYVIVGEFLLTLSIPYIVRQVERSRVIAIVAWSGVQSLLIYLSTVVAYHFFA; encoded by the coding sequence ATGACATTCGACTCCCGCTTTAAATTTATCCTGGGAACCATGGTCTTCGCCTTGGCGGCGGACCTGGTCGCCTGGAAGCTTCGAGCCGGTTGGCCGGCGGCGGCATTGATCACGGCGGTGATCAACCTGGTGCTTTTGTTTTATGTTATCAGGCAAAAAGACACACTGTTGGCCAAATTACTTTTCTTTGGCGTGCTGGTCGGTTTTGGCGAATTACCTACCGACCATCTGGCCGTCGCGATACAAAAAACGCTGGTTTATCCGAGCGACGAGCCGTTTATTTGGTCCTCGCCCGCTTATATGCCTTTTTCCTGGACGATCGTGATGACGCAATTCGGTTACCTGGCCTGGTGGATGACGCAGCGATGGGGATTGGCCGTCGCGACCGTTTTAACGGGAATACTAGGCGCGGTTAATTTACCCGCCTACGAGTTTTTGGCCAAAGGGGCCGGCTTCTGGTATTACCGGAACGCCACTATGGTGTTCTTCGATTCGACGCCTGTTTATGTCATCGTCGGCGAGTTTTTGCTAACGCTGAGCATTCCCTATATCGTTCGCCAAGTGGAGCGATCGCGCGTAATCGCGATCGTCGCCTGGAGCGGGGTGCAATCGCTCTTGATCTATCTTTCCACCGTAGTCGCCTATCATTTTTTCGCCTAG
- a CDS encoding Clp1/GlmU family protein: MERSVSQILPYDSSALAEKLLAAGQRILLVGEAGIGKSTLMRELARTLSAKGRQCRGISADPGSPAFGLPGTVSLGLWREDGWQVLAYEALCSLDAGRFRLPLVSAVKKLGEKPARGLMLVDAPGMVRGVAGAECLMGLVESLAIDTVLVLARRSKPLPLLPELQASNVRILAMEAHPQARRPGKKARDYKRTRLWRAHFGDAKEMNLDISELNLLGTPPPRDVAYAWAGRQCAFLQAGKTIGIGEIIALQADSLRVRLPRLAMASKTLLLRDACIENGLLVSAKPFAAANLQFLPPPEALPYPTKDYGGGPRPAVKLRGVYATLINGVFGDPLLHLRLQQQQRSLLFDLGDSGRLPTRIAHQVSDVFISHAHIDHIGGFLWLLRSRLGDFPCCRLFGPPGLLDHINGLIAGILWDRVGDTGPRFEIAEIHGACLRRTQVQAGYRESRDLPDLRIIDGKIVDEPSFTVRTVTLDHGTPVQAYAFESKAKLGVDKSALKTLNLPAGPWLKRLKSLADKGERKALIPLPGYGERQVGELAEALLTETPGEKLVYATDFAASDANRAALAGLAHKADVMFCEASFLEADSEQARRTGHLTTQACGNIATLADVTQLVPFHFSKRYEKCPETVYREISDVCSRVVSPK, translated from the coding sequence ATGGAACGATCGGTTTCACAGATTTTGCCCTATGATTCCTCGGCCCTTGCCGAAAAACTGCTGGCGGCGGGGCAACGCATTCTGCTTGTCGGCGAGGCCGGCATCGGCAAATCCACGTTGATGCGCGAATTAGCGCGGACGCTCTCGGCCAAAGGCCGGCAGTGCCGTGGCATCAGTGCCGATCCTGGTTCGCCAGCTTTCGGTCTGCCCGGGACCGTGTCGTTGGGTTTGTGGCGGGAAGACGGCTGGCAAGTGTTAGCGTACGAGGCGCTTTGCTCCCTGGACGCCGGCCGTTTTCGTCTGCCGCTAGTGAGCGCCGTCAAAAAATTGGGCGAAAAGCCGGCGCGGGGCTTGATGCTGGTCGATGCGCCGGGCATGGTTCGCGGTGTCGCCGGCGCGGAATGCCTGATGGGCCTGGTCGAGTCGCTGGCCATCGATACCGTGCTGGTATTGGCGAGGCGGTCGAAGCCGTTGCCGTTGCTGCCGGAACTGCAAGCGTCGAACGTCCGCATTTTAGCGATGGAGGCTCATCCCCAGGCAAGGCGGCCCGGTAAGAAGGCCCGCGACTACAAGCGTACCCGACTCTGGCGAGCCCACTTCGGCGACGCCAAGGAAATGAATCTGGACATATCGGAACTGAATTTGCTCGGCACGCCGCCGCCTCGGGATGTGGCGTACGCCTGGGCGGGGCGGCAATGCGCCTTTTTGCAAGCCGGCAAAACCATCGGTATCGGCGAAATTATCGCCTTGCAGGCCGACAGCCTTCGCGTCAGGCTTCCGCGGTTGGCGATGGCATCGAAAACGTTATTGCTGCGCGACGCCTGCATCGAAAACGGCTTATTGGTCAGCGCCAAGCCGTTCGCGGCCGCCAATCTCCAGTTCCTGCCGCCGCCCGAGGCGTTGCCTTACCCGACCAAGGATTACGGTGGCGGACCCAGACCGGCGGTTAAATTACGCGGCGTTTACGCGACCTTGATCAATGGCGTCTTCGGCGATCCTTTGCTGCATCTGAGGCTGCAACAGCAGCAACGCAGTCTGTTGTTCGATTTGGGCGATTCGGGCAGGTTGCCGACCCGCATCGCCCATCAAGTCAGCGATGTCTTCATTAGTCACGCCCATATCGATCATATCGGCGGATTTCTGTGGCTGTTGCGTTCCCGGCTCGGCGATTTTCCTTGCTGCCGTTTGTTCGGTCCGCCGGGATTGCTTGACCATATCAACGGTTTGATCGCCGGTATCCTCTGGGACCGCGTAGGCGATACCGGGCCGCGTTTCGAAATCGCCGAGATTCATGGCGCTTGTTTGCGGCGGACTCAAGTCCAAGCCGGTTACCGAGAATCCCGCGACTTGCCCGACCTGCGCATAATCGATGGGAAGATTGTCGATGAGCCGTCCTTCACCGTTCGCACCGTCACGCTGGACCACGGCACGCCGGTGCAGGCCTATGCTTTTGAAAGCAAAGCGAAACTCGGCGTTGACAAGAGCGCGCTTAAAACTTTGAATCTGCCGGCCGGTCCTTGGCTCAAGCGGTTAAAGTCATTGGCCGACAAAGGCGAACGCAAGGCCCTGATACCGTTGCCCGGCTACGGCGAGCGGCAAGTCGGCGAACTCGCCGAGGCGCTGTTGACCGAGACGCCCGGCGAAAAATTAGTCTACGCCACCGATTTCGCCGCCAGCGATGCCAACCGCGCGGCTTTGGCCGGCTTGGCCCATAAAGCCGATGTCATGTTTTGCGAAGCGTCCTTCCTCGAAGCAGACAGCGAGCAGGCCCGCAGGACCGGACATCTGACCACCCAGGCGTGCGGCAATATCGCAACCCTTGCCGACGTCACCCAGTTGGTGCCGTTTCATTTTTCCAAACGCTACGAAAAATGCCCGGAAACCGTCTACCGGGAAATCAGCGACGTGTGTTCCCGCGTCGTTTCGCCTAAATAA
- a CDS encoding carbonic anhydrase, which produces MQSYEKLLQQNQQWSSAKRQNDPKFFDKLAETQTPEFLWIGCSDSRVPAEIIVDAQPGEIFIHRNIANQVIHTDFNCLSVLQYAVEILQVKHIIVCGHYNCGGIQAALNKQSANSIITNKWLMHIKNTYRLHQHELDGIRSLKQRGNRLVELNVIEQVNSLSHTSIIQKAWSEERRPVIHGWVYGLHDGMLSPLLTLYPDKSTIHPIFQYEDVDDVQPATEAEYKHIDNFGVRYQGRLL; this is translated from the coding sequence ATGCAATCCTATGAAAAATTATTACAACAAAACCAGCAATGGTCTTCGGCAAAGAGGCAGAACGATCCTAAATTTTTCGACAAGTTGGCGGAAACCCAAACGCCCGAGTTTTTATGGATCGGTTGTTCCGATAGCCGGGTCCCGGCCGAGATCATCGTCGATGCCCAACCTGGCGAAATATTCATCCATCGCAATATTGCCAATCAGGTCATACATACCGATTTTAATTGTCTCAGCGTATTGCAATATGCGGTCGAAATCCTGCAAGTCAAACATATTATCGTCTGCGGCCATTACAACTGCGGCGGCATTCAGGCGGCATTGAACAAGCAGTCGGCAAATTCGATCATCACCAACAAATGGCTGATGCATATAAAAAATACCTATCGCCTGCACCAACATGAGCTCGATGGCATCAGAAGCCTCAAGCAACGGGGCAATAGGCTGGTCGAACTGAATGTCATCGAACAGGTGAATTCCTTGTCCCATACCTCAATCATTCAAAAGGCCTGGAGTGAAGAGCGGCGTCCGGTGATTCACGGTTGGGTTTACGGACTCCACGACGGAATGCTTTCGCCATTGCTGACCTTGTACCCGGACAAATCCACTATCCACCCGATTTTTCAGTATGAGGACGTCGACGACGTCCAACCGGCTACCGAGGCCGAATATAAGCATATCGATAATTTTGGCGTTCGTTATCAAGGCAGGTTGTTATGA